The DNA segment ACCTGGTCGACTACGCGGGCCTGCGGGCGAACGCCGCCGACCGGGCACGCCTGGCCGGCTACATCGACTATCTGCAGGGGCTGGACCCGCGACAGTACGCGAAGGACGTACAGATGGCGTACTGGATCAACCTCTACAACGCCGTGACCCTGCGGGTCGTCGTGGACGAGTATCCCGTCGAGTCGATCAAGGACATCCACGAGGGCCTGATTCCCGGCACGGGCCCGTGGCGCGACATCCACGCCATGGTGGCAGGGCACCCGCTGACGCTGGACAACATCGAGCACGACATTCTGCGTCCCATCTGGCGGGACAGCCGGATCCACTACGGCGTGAACTGCGCCAGCATGGGCTGCCCGAATCTCGCGCCGGAGACCTATACGGCCGACAACCTGGAGCGGCTTCTGGATCAGGCGGCGCGGGACTACGTGAATCACCCGCGGGGCGTGACACTCCGGGACGACGCGTCCGGCCTCGTCTCCAGCATCTACTTCTGGTATCGGGAGGATTTCGGGGATTCCGAGGCCGGCGTGCTCGAACACCTTCGGACGTACGCCGAGGGCGATTTGGCGGCGCAGCTTCGGGATTTCGACGGCTCTCTCGACCACGAGTACGACTGGACCCTGAATGCGCCGGACGTCCCGTGACGTGACAAGCGCCGCGAGGATCCGGTCGGGACCCGTCGCGGCGCTTCATACCCCCTAGGGGAATCGAACCCCTGTCTCCTGGCTGAGAACCAGGTATCCTGGGCCACTAGACGAAGGGGGCGAGTTGGGAAGCGATATTCTAGTCCGGCTGGAAGGCGTGTCAAGATGATGACGGTGAGCTGGGAACACCTGCATATCCTCTCGCACTCGTTCCCCATCGTCCTCGCCGCGAGCGGGAGCGCCGTCGGCCTGTACGGGTGGGCGCGGGACCGCGAGCCGCTCGAGTTGTGGGGGCTCGTGGCCCTCGTCATCGCCGGCGCTTTCGTAGCGCCCGCCTACCTGACCGGCCTCGCCGCGGCCGATGTCGTCGCGGACCGCACGTTCGTGCGGCCGGGCATCGTCCAGACGCACCGTTTCTGGGCCACGTGGGCGGCCGTCCCCGCCTTCACCGCCGGCGCGCTCGCCGCCTTCGCGCTGCACGAGCGGGACGACCGGCGGCTGCGGCGTTTCGCCCTCCTCGTGGGTGTCTTCGCCACCTTCATGGTCGGAATCGCCGCCTGGCAGGGCTCCAAGATCATCCACGGCCCGAATGAAACCGACAGCGCGGGGGTACCCGCCACGACCGTTCACACCACCGCGGGCGGCTGAGGCTCCTGCGCCAGCGGAAGGCTGGGCGGGAGAGCGGCTAGCTGCAGCGCTTGTTACGTCCCGAAGGCTAGTGGGTGGCGGACTCCAAGAGCTCTACGAGGCCGTAGAAGATGAACGCCGCGGCGAGCATGGCGACGGTCTGAAGGATGCGTTCCCGGAGGGACATCCGGGCGAGCTGTCCGAGCAGCAGGGCGACGACGACCGTGCTGAGCAGCAGGATCCCGAGAATCATACTCATCTTCGCAAGCCATCCTTGTGCGGCGGTTTCGGCAATGGAGACCGGGTCGCCCGCCCCCGCGGACGACGCGCCACAAGGTCGGCCCAAACCCGCGTTTCGGCAACGTTCCTCCCAGCGAGTTCCCGCGGACTGCTCGGATTATGTTCGCAAACCGCTGTCAATAAACTATTTACTGGCGCATCGGCGGCATTGCTCCCACCATTGTTTCCGCCCGGAAGAACTGGATTCCACTGGCCCACGGTGGCGGCAACGGGACGCGAGACTGGTTGCCCCCTCTCCTCGATGTGGTTCCTCACCAACTCCCACCCCTGCAGCCAAAGGTGTCGTCGACGGTGTAGTCCATTAGCGTCCTGCCGTCCCGGTCAAGGGCCTCCGGGTCGGCACCGAGTTCCAAGAGCATCGGAAAAGCCACCGGGTTGTAGAGGGCCGCGATGTGAAGCGGGGTCCGGCCGAACCCGCCCCGCTCGTTCACGTCCGCGTCGGCATCCACCACCGGACCGAACACGGGCCGGCGGAGCATTGGCATCTTGCATGCGATACCTTACCGCTTCGGTATTGGCCGCCGCGAGCATGGCCTGCCAATGGCCGCGCGGCGGGACCTTTAACGCGGGGTCACGACGGGCAGATAGGAAATGGGTTCCAAGGAGACCCTCCTAAGCTCAATCCAGAATCTCGCAGCGAGAGGCTTCGCATGCCGCGCCTGAGAGTCGATCCTTGGGATCCAGAGTATGGGAGTTCCGTTGAACTGGAGGAACTCACTCCCGCGTCCGTGGAACTCGATGTCGAGACGGATCGGTGGGAAACGATGGCCCCTGAGGCGGCGGTTGCCCTTCCGTGCTGTGTCTTCGTGGATGGGGTTCGACGGATCGATCTGCGACTCTATGCGGAGGATGCCGACTTGGTTGCCCCGGCGCTCGCAGGATCTTGGGCGGTCGGGGCGGCTTGGGCGGCTGAGCCTCCCTCGATCGACCAAGTGGAGGTCGGAAGGGCGCTGGTCGTGGGGGACGGTCTGCACCATCCGGATCTCGTGGCGAGCATCGGAGGGCAGTCGCTTCGATACCCCTGCCGGAGCGTGGATGGCCGAGCTCCGGTTGACCCGATCCATGGTCTTCAGAATCAGATGCGGGAAGCGGAGGCGAATCTGGCCAGTAGGATCTTCGGGTCGGGAGAAGCCGAACTTCTGATCCTCGACGGACCGCTCACGTATCTCTCCGTGGCGGGACCGGTGGTCGGACTGATCAAGCGGCAGTCGAGGGCCTACCTGCCGCCAGAACGCTCGCACATCCTAGGAAGGCTGGCCTCCGGGACGCGCACCCCGCTGTTCGGCATCGGAGACCAGCAGTTGACCCGATACTCCTGGTACGTTCGGATCGCGTCGGGACGGCCGATTGACGGAGTGATGACGGGCATCGTACGGCTCGAAGTGTCAGCGGAGTCGGACATTGAAGAAGCCATCCGGCTTGCCGATCTGACCGCGTCGATCCTCCCCCGGTTCGCCTCTCGGATCGGGCGGGATCCGAGGGCGCCCCAGAACCTCTATCCTGTAGGTCGACTCGAATCCGTGTTGCGCCACCGACTCGGCGACCCCCTACTCCTTCGGCGATCCCTCGAAGTTGCGGTGTGGCGGGAGGGTGGACCGGCAACCTGACCTTCGCAAGTCGGCCGTTTCTTGCCGATGCCGAGTGTCGACTTGATGGCACAACCAATTCACCGAAAGGCAGTCCCTGAAACATGTCTGCGCAGGAGAGCCAATCCGTCGGCGTCGTGCTGGGCACCGAGGCCTCAACGCCGCTCAGGTGGTGGATCGCCATCCGCCCGGACGCGTACGTGCAGCTCGACGATGTAGTGCTGGTCCGGGCGCACGTTCCGGACATCGGTGTGGTGCGCCTGTCCGGCGTCGTGAACATGGTACGCTCGCAGCACGAAGGGGCCCGCTTCGAGAGCGACGTCTTCCTGTCCGAGGAAGGAGTCCTGCCTCTCCAAGTGGCAAGCTCCGCACAGGTTGTCACCACCCGGGTTGAACCCGAGATATGGGTGCCCCCGACGCCGGGCGAGGAGGTTGTACGTGTACGGGGCGGGGACCGCGACGAGGCGCTGCACTTCGATGCCATGGAGAAGACGCTCGTCGCGGGGCAGTCCCGCGATCGGCTGCCAGTGTACCTCGATCTGTCGTTTCTCGACGGACAGCGCGGTGCGCACGTCAACATTTCTGGAGTCTCTGGCGTTGCCACGAAGACGACCTACGCGAGCTTCCTCCTTTACACCCTTTTTCACTCGGATGTTCTTGGGCGAGAGGCCGCGAACACGAAGGCCCTGGTCTTCAACGTCAAAGGTGAGGATTTGCTCTTTCTGGATCAACCGAATTCGAAACTCGACGACTCCGCGCGCGAGCGGTACGAGGCGCTAGGTCTCGAGGCCGGACCATTCCGTTCGGTGGGGATCTGGGCTCCGGCCCGACGGGAGAGTGCTGAGCCGGTCCCGGACACCGGCAGTCGGCAGAAGGGTGTCCGACCGTACTTCTGGACGGTGCGCGATGTCGTCCAAGGCGAGTTGCTTCGATTCATGTTCGCGGAAGCCGGTGACGAACGGAGCCAGATCGCGGATCTCGTCGCCCGCGTGGAAGCAGGCCTCGCACGCGAGGCCGAGGCCGTTCCGGATAGCCCGTCCACCATCCGCTTCACCGATGATGATGGGAGTTCGCGTCATGTCAGGTCGTTCGCGGCGCTATGTGACCTCATCGAAGAGCGGCTCTCGACCGACGGGTCGAGTTGGGCAGGATACGCGGCCTCCGGGACGGTGACGGCCTTCCTGCGCCGCCTGCAGAGCGCACGGTTCCATTGCGGGCACCTCATCCGGGGCGACGAGACGCCCGACCCGGACAAACACCGCATCGACTGGGAAGGGAAGCAGGTGTCGGTCATCGATATCCATAACCTGCACGACCGCGCGAAACGGTTTGTTGTGGGCGTCGTGGTGAAGCGCCTCTTCGAGCAGAAGGAAGCCGTCGGCACGGCGCGTCCCCTCGTGTTCCTGGTGCTCGATGAGCTGAACAAGTACGCACCCCGAGACGGGTGGTCACCGATCAAGGAAGTCCTCCTCGATATCTCCGAACGGGGGCGGAGCCTGGGCGTGATCCTGATCGGGGCTCAGCAGACCGCCAGCGAGATCGAGCGGCGCATCGTGGCAAATGCGGCGATCCGAGTTGTGGGACGCCTCGATCCCGCGGAGGCGGCCCGTGCGGAGTACGGGTTCCTGACCGAAACGGCCCGACAGCGGGCAGTCCTCTTGAAGCCGGGTACGATGCTGCTGCAGCAGCCACACCTGCCACTTCCGCTAGAGGTTACGTTCCCGTTCCCATCTTGGGCTACCCGCTCGGGCGAAGCGCCGCCTGTGTCGAAAACGGCGGACCCGTTCGCAAGGTTCGAGCGGACGACCTCGACGGACAGAGCATGACAGGCGTCGTCCGGACGCCAGAGAGGACCGAACCGCTACTGCACAGAAACACCAGCCAACCGATTGTCGCACTGAACCCACCCCCTAACGAGAATCCTTGCTGATGAGAATCCTTCACACATCCGACTGGCACGTAGGGAAGACCCTCGCCGGTCGGCCAAGGCGTGACGAAGCGGAAGAAGTGCTCGCTGAGATCGTTGATATCGCGGAACGCGAGGCGGTGGACGCCGTGCTCGTGTGCGGAGACATTTTCGATCACCTAGCCCCATCGGCTGCAGCCGAGAAGGTCGTCTACGACACCTTGGTGGAGATTGAACGCCGGGAAATTCCTGTCCTTCTTGTTCCCGGAAACCACGATCATCCGCGGCGTTGGAGGGCCTTGGAGCCCCTCCTACAGCGTTTCACGATCCGTGTGGTGCCGAAAGTGAGGCGACCGGATGCCGGCGGGATCGTCCACATTAAGGCTCGCGACAAATCCACCGAACTCCAAGTCGCGGTTCTTCCCTGGGTTTTCGAACGACAACTCTTCGGAGCCCGCGAACTCATGGGCTTGCCGGGCGAGACGTTCCAGAACTACGCGGAAGAGATGCGGTTCATCATTGAAAGGCTCTGCGAACCCCTGGATCCTTCCACCTGTACCGTTTTCGCGGGTCATCTCTTCGTTTCGGGATCGGCACCCGGTGAAGGGCAGCGGGGACT comes from the Candidatus Palauibacter soopunensis genome and includes:
- a CDS encoding DUF547 domain-containing protein codes for the protein MKGISARVALRGLLGLLALGVMSCAGPSTDVAWDDHDPTNTARLDHSEWQALLDAYLITDDPSGINLVDYAGLRANAADRARLAGYIDYLQGLDPRQYAKDVQMAYWINLYNAVTLRVVVDEYPVESIKDIHEGLIPGTGPWRDIHAMVAGHPLTLDNIEHDILRPIWRDSRIHYGVNCASMGCPNLAPETYTADNLERLLDQAARDYVNHPRGVTLRDDASGLVSSIYFWYREDFGDSEAGVLEHLRTYAEGDLAAQLRDFDGSLDHEYDWTLNAPDVP
- a CDS encoding ankyrin repeat domain-containing protein yields the protein MLRRPVFGPVVDADADVNERGGFGRTPLHIAALYNPVAFPMLLELGADPEALDRDGRTLMDYTVDDTFGCRGGSW
- a CDS encoding ATP-binding protein, whose product is MSAQESQSVGVVLGTEASTPLRWWIAIRPDAYVQLDDVVLVRAHVPDIGVVRLSGVVNMVRSQHEGARFESDVFLSEEGVLPLQVASSAQVVTTRVEPEIWVPPTPGEEVVRVRGGDRDEALHFDAMEKTLVAGQSRDRLPVYLDLSFLDGQRGAHVNISGVSGVATKTTYASFLLYTLFHSDVLGREAANTKALVFNVKGEDLLFLDQPNSKLDDSARERYEALGLEAGPFRSVGIWAPARRESAEPVPDTGSRQKGVRPYFWTVRDVVQGELLRFMFAEAGDERSQIADLVARVEAGLAREAEAVPDSPSTIRFTDDDGSSRHVRSFAALCDLIEERLSTDGSSWAGYAASGTVTAFLRRLQSARFHCGHLIRGDETPDPDKHRIDWEGKQVSVIDIHNLHDRAKRFVVGVVVKRLFEQKEAVGTARPLVFLVLDELNKYAPRDGWSPIKEVLLDISERGRSLGVILIGAQQTASEIERRIVANAAIRVVGRLDPAEAARAEYGFLTETARQRAVLLKPGTMLLQQPHLPLPLEVTFPFPSWATRSGEAPPVSKTADPFARFERTTSTDRA
- a CDS encoding exonuclease SbcCD subunit D yields the protein MRILHTSDWHVGKTLAGRPRRDEAEEVLAEIVDIAEREAVDAVLVCGDIFDHLAPSAAAEKVVYDTLVEIERREIPVLLVPGNHDHPRRWRALEPLLQRFTIRVVPKVRRPDAGGIVHIKARDKSTELQVAVLPWVFERQLFGARELMGLPGETFQNYAEEMRFIIERLCEPLDPSTCTVFAGHLFVSGSAPGEGQRGLTVGQTYAITPQALPEVQYAALGHVHRPQRVPGSSRPAYYSGSPLQLDFGEVEQQKSVNIVELEPGKPADVRTEPVTGGRRLRDVRGTFEELGAQKDELGDAFLRVKLTCGGPMPGLGDQVRALLPNALQVQLDYPRGETQAETRIRGLTAREQYAHYLREKQGAEPDQEELDLFESLLVEVTG